The Stomatobaculum sp. F0698 genomic sequence GAAGAGCAAATCAGATTTTGCCAGCTTTCGTCCTGTTGAGTTTACTCTGACAAAGATATCGAGAGCCTCATCATAGTCATTTTCAATTATGCAGTAATAATGAATCAGCCCGCCACCGGAAGAATCGTGAAGCCGCTGAAACAGTACCGACAGATCATGTCGTGATTCTTTACCATAACCTGCGTTAATCAGTTCTTCCAGATATGTATCAAGGTCATCATATGCAACGATCGTCTTGACCTTGTACCAATTTCCGGATTGAGCATCATCCGCTGTCAGAAATGCAAACCTCTTTTTAGGGTTCTCATCATCCTCCTCTGAGCCGTTATAAAAATCGAGATTATAGTACAGTTCACGCGTTGTCCACGATTTCGGATTATCCCAGGCATGTCCGCGCCCCCCCTTGTAGGAAGTGTATGATCCATATAAGGCGATATTAAGCGAAGTGATTCTCTGCTGGCCATCAAGTACAATATAGTAATCCTGTTCATCGTTAAAGAATTCCGGAGCCTTTTCATTCTTTGATTTTCCCTGTGTAAAATCTCGCAGGAAAAAGTAAAGGTTAGGTTTTTCCTCATTCAGCACCTTACGGGAAGTCTTCCACATGATGCAGGAACCAACAGGGTACTCATCTACGATGGATTCAAACAGCCCTTCTATTTCTGTATAATTCCAGACATATTCTCTCTGGATATCCGGTAAAAGCATATTCTGATTCTTCGCATATTTCAAAGCGTCTAAAACGCTCATATCTTCAAATTTGTTTTTTGTCGCCATATGTCAACCTCTTCTATATGTGGTCTAAAATGCTTTATTGGGCATAATCACGCTTAATGTAATTTAGTTCAATGTCCTATCCGAGCTTTTCCATCATCTGCAAAAAGGTCTTATTCACGATCTTCTCCGGATTCTTGATAAGGCTGTTTACATACGAAGGAGAGGTTCCCACCTTTTCCGCAAGCTCCGCCTGAGTGGTCTGTTCCTCTACGCACTTTACCTTTACATCAATTTCAATATTGTTTTCCAGCATACTTTTACCGCCAATTGTGTTGTTCAATTCAATTTCACTAACAGTGAAATTTATTGTACCGCATTTTCTTGGCCGATTGTAAAATCAGGTTGAACAGGTAAACTGAAAAGTCCATAAAGCTTCTCTTTGGTAGAATATATGTGCTCAATCATCATTCACAAGGAGAAGACCCTATGGACCAAGTACATTCTACAACTGAACACAGGAAGGGTAAACATCTTTCATTTGAAGAACATGTTGTCATTCAAACTCGTCTCAAAGATGGATGGACACCCAACAGGATCGCCGGAGAGTTAGGTTGCGCGTCAAACACCGTTCGTAACGAGATCAAACGCGGTACCGTCACTATGATCTTCTTGAAAAGAGCGCTTTCATCTCTTATGTAGAAGAGCACTTCTTTGAAGACGCATGGTCGCTGGATGTCTGTGCCCACCGCGCTCTGAAGGATGGAACGTTCACCAGAGAGCAGATCGTCTGCACGAAAACACTTTACGGCTACGCAGATCTTGGGCTACTGAATATCAGAAACATTGATCTTCCGGAAAAGCTGCATCGCTCACCCAAAACAGCATGAGTTCGCGAAAACAAGCGAGTTCTGGGCAGAAGCATCGAGGAACGGCCAGCCAGCATCGAAGATCGTACGGAGTTCGGACACTGGGAGGTGGACCTGGGCATCGGGTCAAAAAGCGGTAACGATGACGCGCGACTTACTATGATTGAGCGGAAGACCCGCGAATACCGGATGATTCGCATACCGAGCCGCGATCCGAACGGAGTCATGGAAGCGATTCGAGAGGTCAGATCCCAGTACGACGAACACTGGGATGATGTCTTCAAGACGATCACCACGGACAACGGCTCCGAGTTCTCACTGTTGTCTGGACTGGAGGACCTGAGCAATACACTGGTCTATTTTGCCCATCCGTATACCTCTTGTTTTATTTTCAGCTTTCCATAGACTATGACGACATGTCTTTAATATAGTCATGGAAT encodes the following:
- a CDS encoding helix-turn-helix domain-containing protein; the protein is MLENNIEIDVKVKCVEEQTTQAELAEKVGTSPSYVNSLIKNPEKIVNKTFLQMMEKLG